CTCCCTCCCTGCTTTCCCGAGGAGGCAGCTTCAGAGGCACAACCTCTATAGCAGGATTGAAAAGCCCTGCGAACCGGCGCTTCACCACAGGGTCCACCACCCGGCAGATAGTCTGCTCCCTTCCCTCCCCTTCTTTCTCCAATGCTTCCAGTGCCGGGCAGTAGGTGAAAGTGAGGACAGCATCGTTCCTGTTCTTGAACTCTACCTCGAATTTGTGGCTGAAGCCCCAGGGACTGACCTGGAGGGTTTTCATCATGCTCATCACATCATTGCCGTCAATTTTCAGCAGCTTGGTGAGCCCGCTGATCTCCTGTTTGGTTTGCCTCTCCCAGACCCATATATCGCAGGTCAGCGCCTCCTCATTGTTCACCCTTTCCTTAGCAGATAGATACCAGAATCCGTCCAACTTCCAGTAAAGCTGGGCGTACAGCCTCAGCAACTTTACCAGGGTGTCCTTGGGAAGATCCTCAATCCTCAGATCAGAATCGAACTGCGTGCTATGCTCCTTCAACTCTGCCATCTCAACGACCTCGAAATTCGGGCTTCCTCTTCTCAAAGAAGGACTTCACTCCTTCATGGAAGTCATCCGACAGAAAGCACAGTATTTGAGTGGCCCGTTCGTATTCAAGCTGACTCTGAAGGCCTTCCCAGACAGAGCGATTGAGGGCCCGCTTGGTGAATTTGAGCCCCAGTGGTGGCCCAGCCGCTAACTTGGCCGCCATCTCCCGGGCGGCCGTCATTAGCTGCTCCCGAGGAACCACGTGGTTGAAGAGGCCGATGCGCTCTGCCGTGGCAGCATCGATGACGTCGCCGGTGAACATGAGTTCAGCCGCCCACCCAGCGCCTACCAGCCGGGGAAGTATCCAGCTAACCCCCATATCAGCAGAACTGGCCCCTCGCTGTACAAACACAGACCCAGCCTTGGCATCCTCTGAAGCAATTCGTATATCGCAGGCAATAGCCAGCGCAAAACCGCCACCCAGAGCATGACCATTTACGGCGGCAATCGTCGGCAGCTCCACATTCTTCACTCGCCAGATGAGCGAAAACCACAACCTAAGACGCTCCTCCTGCTCAGCCGGCTTCAGGGCTATTGTCTTCTGTAAATCTTCCAGGTCAGCACCAGCGCAAAAAGACCGTCCGGCGCCGGTAAAGATGACCACACGTGCCCTGCCACCCTGTTCGACTTCATCGCAAGCTTGCATCACTTCGTGGATCATCTTGACACCCAGGGAATTGAGCTTCTGGGGTAGGTTCAAGGTAATGGTAGCGATGTTGTCGCTGTAGTCTACCTTGATAGTCTCGCATTCCATAGGCCACGCCTCCTTAGATCACCCTCTTGACACGGATAACACATGAAAGAGCGTCAGAGGGCGACCATAATCACAAACCGGGATTACGCCAAAAAGCCTTTGGCAAGAAACTGCTCTAACCCTCGAGCCGGCAACTCTTCTAACAAACCCGAGCTGGGCAAGCCAGCTTTGTCCTTCCTGGAGAAAGCGACTATTTGGACAGAAGATTATGCACAACTACAGAGATAGACATCGCCCAGAGGCCGGCAAAGACGGTCCCAGCGTGAATCGGCCCATCAGTCCTGGCATCTGCAGAAATGTAGATAAGGATAAGAGCAACCAGAGCGAAGATTACTGATAATGCCGCTACACCTTTCACCTTTCACCCCCTGTCAATTACTTATGTGCTGTGCTGGTACTTTCGGGAAAATACCATTTTCTTCGAGGCGTGTCAAGCAGCAGACATTGGTGGATCCTGCGAAATACGGTGCCGTGCAAGACGATCGGTACTCAGCAAGCCAACCGCCTGATTCCTGTTCATAGCTGTGCCATGAAGATTGGCTGCCTTTCGCGGGGATTTCTTACGTTACGCTACCCCTCGACCACAAAACTTGGCAAGAGTTTTGTGGTGTGATATTATAGGGGACGTTGATGCCCGGAATCCTCTTACAAGGGGCCAAAGAGGAGGAAATGGACAAAAT
The window above is part of the Chloroflexota bacterium genome. Proteins encoded here:
- a CDS encoding enoyl-CoA hydratase/isomerase family protein; its protein translation is MECETIKVDYSDNIATITLNLPQKLNSLGVKMIHEVMQACDEVEQGGRARVVIFTGAGRSFCAGADLEDLQKTIALKPAEQEERLRLWFSLIWRVKNVELPTIAAVNGHALGGGFALAIACDIRIASEDAKAGSVFVQRGASSADMGVSWILPRLVGAGWAAELMFTGDVIDAATAERIGLFNHVVPREQLMTAAREMAAKLAAGPPLGLKFTKRALNRSVWEGLQSQLEYERATQILCFLSDDFHEGVKSFFEKRKPEFRGR